From the genome of Anopheles merus strain MAF chromosome X, AmerM5.1, whole genome shotgun sequence, one region includes:
- the LOC121595988 gene encoding pregnancy-specific beta-1-glycoprotein 11-like — protein MMTRPNMVILLRALRWIPICTVLVVIQEWHRTLALRLTNMNVPEVVDYRDTVTLSCSYDLGAHQLNSVKWYKGNKEFYRYAPMLFPKVTTYPVDGIVIATDRPTICNQYLCSIRLTELQRRTSGEYRCEISGDAPEFKLANGTRNMTVEVLPQDDPTISGLSASYLPNEHIAANCTSDRSSLVTRLLWFINGRTVPMEYLQQLQETSLESDGFVIRYRMLEMRVPVDRLVQRELDNVIHIKCVATVDTVPSVGRETKTVVALRSHRSSLFGFGGHSRAASRTSLVPALTLSSDLNGAQSLLLLASIAIASLRWYSGHDLRLLLDNRP, from the exons AATGGCACCGGACGCTGGCGCTGCGATTGACAAACATGAACGTCCCGGAGGTGGTCGACTATCGTGATACGGTAACGCTGTCCTGCAGCTACGATCTGGGCGCTCACCAATTAAACTCAGTCAAATGGTACAAGGGCAATAAGGAGTTTTACAG GTATGCTCCGATGTTGTTTCCAAAGGTGACGACCTACCCGGTAGATGGAATCGTGATCGCGACCGATCGACCCACCATCTGTAACCAGTACCTCTGCTCAATCCGGCTGACCGAACTGCAGCGGCGCACGAGTGGCGAGTATCGGTGCGAAATATCGGGCGACGCGCCCGAGTTCAAGCTCGCGAACGGTACGCGCAACATGACGGTTGAGGTGCTGCCGCAGGACGACCCCACTATTAGTGGGTTGAGCGCGAGCTACCTACCAAACGAGCACATCGCCGCCAACTGCACGTCCGACAGGTCCAGCCTCGTCACCAGGCTGCTTTGGTTCATCAACGGTCGTACG gttCCGATGGAATACCTGCAACAGCTGCAGGAGACATCGCTCGAAAGCGACGGGTTCGTCATCCGCTACCGGATGCTGGAAATGCGGGTGCCAGTCGACCGGCTGGTGCAGCGCGAACTGGACAACGTGATCCATATCAAGTGCGTGGCCACGGTCGACACCGTACCGTCCGTTGGCCGAGAGACGAAAACGGTCGTGGCACTGCGCAGCCACCGATCCTCTCTGTTTGGGTTCGGCGGCCATAGCCGGGCGGCCAGCCGGACAAGCCTCGTTCCAGCGCTGACCCTCAGCTCCGATCTAAATGGTG CCCAATCACTGCTACTGCTTGCCTCCATCGCGATCGCCAGCCTTCGATGGTACAGTGGGCACGACCTGCGGCTCCTGCTAGACAACCGACCCTAA